The region CGTCGATGTTCTACTGATTGATGATATTCAGTTTATTGCGGGAAAAGAGTCAACACAAGAGGAATTCTTCCATACTTTTAATGCGTTACATGAAGAAAATAAACAGATTATTATCTCCAGTGACCGTCCGCCCAAGGAAATACCAACGCTAGAAGATCGCTTGCGTTCCCGGTTTGAATGGGGATTAATCACAGATATAACGCCGCCAGACCTGGAAACAAGAATTGCAATTCTAAGCAAAAAGGCAAAAGCTGAAGGACTTGATATTCCAAGTGAGGTAATGAATTATATTGCCAATCAAATAGATACCAATATCAGAGAACTTGAAGGTGCATTAATTCGTGTCGTTGCCTACTCATCGCTTGTCAACCATGATATTGATGCATCACTTGCGGCAGACGCTTTAAAAGATATTATTCCCAGCAGTAAACCTAAAGTCATTACAATCGACAAAATTCAACAAGCCGTTGGTGAAAAATATAATGTCAAACTAGAGGATTTTGCAGCAAAAAAACGAACAAAGTCGATTGCTTTTCCGCGTCAAATTGCCATGTATTTAGCGAGGGAATTAACTGATTTCTCCCTCCCTAAAATCGGAGAGGAATTTGGCGGACGTGATCATACTACCGTCATTCATGCGCACGAAAAAATAGCAAAATTACTTGAAAATGATACATTACTTGATCGGGAAGTTGAACAATTAAAAGAACAGCTTAAAACATTTTAAACGCACATTGATTCATACTACCGTTATGCACATGTGTATAATGTGAACAGTAGTTCCGACTTATCAACACGTTATCCACATGTGTACAACTTCATAAAATAAGCGACATGAACGGTTATCCACATAATCACAGTCCCTATTATTATTACTATTATTTTTTATAAAGATAATAAATATAAATACATGGCAAGCACGCTGAATATACATTCCTTTGCTAGAACGGATTATTTGTACAACATTTAACTTACTTCCACATAGGAGGACATATTTCATGAAATTTATGATTCAACGCGAGCAATTAATTGCAAGCGTTCAGAATGTAATGAAGGCAATTTCGTCAAAAACAGCTGTCCCAATCTTAACCGGAATGAAAATAAATGCTGAACAGCACGGGATCACATTAACTGGAAGTGATTCAGACATTTCAATTGAATCATTTATTCCTGCTGAAGAAGATGGGATTGTTCAAGTGGAAAATATTGAAGAGGGAAGTATTGTTTTACAAGCAAAATATTTCCCTGAAATTGTCCGCAAATTACCAG is a window of Lentibacillus daqui DNA encoding:
- the dnaA gene encoding chromosomal replication initiator protein DnaA; translated protein: MENIDELWMATLEVIEEQISKPSFDTWLKNTKAYSLDGDTLTISAMNEFSKDWLESKYTNLISNALYEITGSKLQVKFIIPEANTKPNETKPVPEPTAASNTQGQDTAKTMLNPNYVFDTFVIGSGNRFAHAASLAVAEQPANAYNPLFIYGGVGLGKTHLMHAIGHYVREHNQKANVVYITSEKFTNEFINAIMDNKSNNFRNKYRNVDVLLIDDIQFIAGKESTQEEFFHTFNALHEENKQIIISSDRPPKEIPTLEDRLRSRFEWGLITDITPPDLETRIAILSKKAKAEGLDIPSEVMNYIANQIDTNIRELEGALIRVVAYSSLVNHDIDASLAADALKDIIPSSKPKVITIDKIQQAVGEKYNVKLEDFAAKKRTKSIAFPRQIAMYLARELTDFSLPKIGEEFGGRDHTTVIHAHEKIAKLLENDTLLDREVEQLKEQLKTF